In Solanum lycopersicum chromosome 5, SLM_r2.1, the following are encoded in one genomic region:
- the LOC101266335 gene encoding stress-response A/B barrel domain-containing protein HS1 — protein sequence MEGGKGGVVKHILLAKFKDGIPPEQIDQLIKQYANLVNLVEPMKAFQWGKDVSIENLHQGFTHVFESTFDSLEGVAEYIAHPVHVEYANTLLPQLEKFLIVDYKPQ from the exons ATGGAGGGTGGCAAAGGAGGAGTTGTGAAGCACATTTTGCTAGCAAAGTTCAAAGATGGGATCCCACCTGAACAGATTGATCAACTCATTAAGCAGTATGCTAATCTTGTCAATCTTGTTGAACCCATGAAGGCTTTTCAATG GGGTAAGGATGTGAGCATAGAAAATCTTCATCAAGGTTTCACTCATGTTTTCGAGTCTACGTTTGACAGTTTAGAAGGTGTTGCAGAGTATATAGCTCATCCTGTTCATGTTGAATATGCAAATACATTGCTTCCTCAGCTGGAGAAATTCCTTATCGTCGACTACAAACCACAGTAA